One region of Streptomyces rishiriensis genomic DNA includes:
- a CDS encoding B12-binding domain-containing radical SAM protein encodes MFLLHAPSVFDFRERDDLLFAYLSDSDSVNVTSVYEMYPIGWFSIKQHLAENDVQCDIVNVASLMLMHPEIDVEALIGRLEAPIFGFDLHWMTQCYGAVELAKLVKRVHPEALTVFGGISATYYAEELSRYEAVDVVVQGYDTLEPVRRLTEEVLRGNRDFRTIPNLLYTSGDEVESTGFDHKPATNYNDVANSWSYYQKTPVTPLSSKLIMTLPNTGCAHDCGWCGGSRFAYRNIMDVRKTLVQKNNDLIIEELRTMGEAAKHTSIYALQCYSENKTRMHSYLDAVHEFGYRSVYFEQFNLTPDDTLKKMGESTDAYILLSPESHDPRISKAAGRGTFTMDEMERWIPRALDAGIKGVMVWFFIGMPYQDRQSVMDTVAYSERLIRKFGGWPALPLICPMVPFLDPGCRFFEEPDQHGYRIFHRTLEEHRQAMIEPIWYRRLNYETRWLSRRDLQDVSYEAIARLVSIKGEYGVLRGEFCEAVLETIGQTRRLLGEMERALTLDGKLPASLRDEMRAYNRKILAYSSDQILPMPRPFGGRWFDDVTVPAEMISEISGPSTWAVSNPA; translated from the coding sequence ATGTTCCTTCTGCATGCTCCGAGCGTCTTCGACTTCCGTGAGCGTGACGATCTCCTCTTCGCCTATCTGAGCGACAGCGACAGTGTCAACGTCACGTCCGTCTACGAGATGTATCCGATCGGCTGGTTCTCGATCAAGCAGCATCTGGCGGAGAACGACGTGCAATGCGACATCGTCAATGTCGCGTCACTGATGCTGATGCATCCGGAAATCGACGTCGAAGCGCTGATCGGACGGCTCGAGGCACCGATCTTCGGGTTCGATCTGCACTGGATGACGCAGTGCTATGGCGCTGTCGAGCTGGCGAAGCTCGTCAAGCGGGTGCATCCGGAGGCACTGACCGTCTTCGGCGGCATCTCCGCGACCTACTACGCGGAGGAACTGTCCAGGTACGAAGCGGTGGACGTCGTCGTTCAGGGCTACGACACCCTCGAACCCGTTCGCCGCCTCACCGAGGAAGTGCTGAGGGGAAACCGGGACTTCCGCACGATCCCGAACCTTCTCTACACGTCCGGAGACGAAGTCGAGTCCACCGGATTCGACCACAAGCCCGCGACCAACTACAACGACGTCGCCAACAGTTGGTCGTACTACCAGAAAACGCCGGTGACGCCGCTCTCGAGCAAGCTCATCATGACGCTGCCGAACACCGGATGCGCCCACGACTGCGGCTGGTGCGGGGGCTCCCGCTTCGCCTACCGCAACATCATGGACGTCCGTAAGACCCTGGTGCAGAAGAACAACGACCTCATCATCGAAGAGCTCAGGACGATGGGAGAGGCGGCGAAGCACACCTCCATCTACGCCCTGCAGTGCTACTCCGAGAACAAGACCCGCATGCACAGCTACCTCGACGCCGTGCACGAGTTCGGTTACCGGAGCGTCTACTTCGAGCAGTTCAACCTGACGCCGGACGACACGTTGAAGAAGATGGGCGAATCCACCGACGCCTACATCCTGCTCTCGCCCGAGTCCCACGACCCCAGGATCAGCAAGGCGGCCGGCCGGGGCACGTTCACCATGGACGAGATGGAGCGGTGGATCCCGCGCGCGCTGGACGCCGGGATCAAGGGCGTCATGGTGTGGTTCTTCATCGGCATGCCGTACCAGGACCGACAGTCGGTCATGGACACGGTCGCCTACTCCGAGCGCTTGATACGCAAGTTCGGCGGCTGGCCCGCGCTTCCCCTCATCTGCCCGATGGTGCCGTTCCTCGACCCCGGATGCCGCTTCTTCGAGGAGCCCGATCAGCACGGATACCGGATCTTCCACCGCACGCTGGAGGAACACCGGCAGGCCATGATCGAACCGATCTGGTACCGCCGCCTCAACTACGAGACGCGGTGGCTCAGCCGACGCGACCTGCAGGACGTCTCCTACGAGGCGATCGCACGGCTCGTCAGCATCAAGGGCGAGTACGGCGTCCTGCGCGGCGAGTTCTGCGAGGCCGTACTGGAGACCATCGGCCAGACCCGGCGTCTGCTCGGGGAAATGGAACGCGCACTCACTCTGGACGGGAAGCTCCCCGCCTCCCTGCGGGACGAGATGCGCGCGTACAACCGCAAGATCCTCGCCTATTCCAGCGATCAGATCCTGCCCATGCCGCGTCCCTTCGGAGGGCGCTGGTTCGACGATGTCACCGTGCCCGCCGAGATGATCAGCGAGATATCGGGCCCGAGCACCTGGGCGGTGAGCAACCCGGCGTGA
- a CDS encoding class I SAM-dependent methyltransferase → MPDTRVSFSEDELPRHRRVAEGFGADPERYDRTRPRYPEALVDRIVGAGTGLDVVDVGCGTGIAARQFQAAGCTVLGVEPDTRMAEFARRRGLAVEVSAFEAWDPNGRSFDAVVSGQTWHWLDAVAGAVKAAEALRSGGELVVFWNAEIPPPEVLRSFGEIYRRVLPDSLVARQWTTNALDGYAMLSGNAADGVRKAGAFGTPTEWRFSWEKSYTRDEWLDQMPTHGDLGQHPSTQVTQVQEGIGAAIDAMGGSFTMGYTTVAMSAVRTST, encoded by the coding sequence ATGCCCGACACACGAGTGTCATTCTCCGAGGACGAACTTCCCCGACATCGCCGGGTGGCGGAGGGGTTCGGCGCGGACCCGGAACGCTACGACCGGACCAGGCCCCGCTACCCGGAAGCTCTGGTCGACCGAATCGTCGGGGCCGGCACCGGGCTCGATGTCGTCGACGTCGGCTGCGGCACCGGCATCGCCGCCCGGCAGTTTCAGGCGGCCGGCTGCACGGTGCTCGGAGTGGAACCGGACACGCGGATGGCCGAGTTCGCGCGGCGGCGCGGGCTCGCGGTCGAGGTGTCGGCGTTCGAGGCCTGGGACCCGAACGGCCGGTCCTTCGACGCCGTCGTCTCCGGGCAGACCTGGCACTGGCTGGACGCGGTCGCCGGCGCCGTGAAGGCCGCGGAGGCGCTGCGGTCCGGTGGAGAGCTGGTGGTCTTCTGGAACGCGGAGATTCCGCCGCCCGAGGTGCTGCGGTCCTTCGGCGAGATCTACCGGAGGGTGTTGCCCGATTCTCTCGTCGCACGCCAGTGGACGACCAACGCCCTGGACGGCTACGCGATGTTGAGCGGCAACGCGGCCGACGGAGTGCGCAAGGCCGGTGCTTTCGGCACTCCGACGGAGTGGCGATTCAGCTGGGAGAAGTCCTACACCCGGGACGAGTGGCTGGATCAGATGCCCACCCACGGTGACCTCGGCCAGCACCCTTCGACCCAGGTGACGCAGGTACAAGAGGGCATCGGTGCCGCCATCGACGCGATGGGGGGCAGCTTCACCATGGGCTACACCACGGTCGCGATGAGCGCGGTGCGAACGTCCACTTGA
- a CDS encoding ketoacyl-ACP synthase III family protein: MFLPAARNIESAVEQGLVPAATAAEYDLSGVAVAGRISAPEMALAAAQEALKGSGVSAEDIGLLLYAGVWHQGPDGWGPQAYLQRHLLGDDLLAVEVRNGCNGTFSALELAAGYLKAFPEIPAALVTASDNFGTPLIDRWNPGEGVAYLGDGASAVVVSTAPGFAELSSLCSATFSEMEEAHRGGEPLFPPNATTATALDYGARSAAFQRKAEEDGSWVRLLLGHQRHNVECTERALEEAGVTAGDIRHVLIHGMPRRAASSYLKILGFSLERSTWDFSRTVGHLGASDHLAALHHLLATNRLEAGDHVLLCGFSPGVTYKAAVVRILGTDPTRNREAQASGL, from the coding sequence GTGTTCCTGCCTGCGGCGCGGAACATCGAATCGGCAGTGGAGCAGGGGCTCGTACCGGCCGCCACGGCGGCGGAGTACGACCTGTCGGGGGTCGCGGTCGCGGGGCGGATCTCGGCGCCGGAGATGGCCCTGGCCGCCGCGCAGGAGGCACTCAAGGGCAGCGGGGTGAGCGCCGAGGACATCGGGCTGCTCCTGTACGCGGGCGTCTGGCATCAGGGCCCCGACGGCTGGGGTCCCCAGGCGTACCTGCAACGGCACCTGCTCGGCGACGACCTGCTCGCGGTCGAGGTCAGGAACGGCTGCAACGGAACGTTCAGTGCGCTGGAACTGGCAGCCGGGTACCTCAAGGCCTTCCCGGAGATCCCGGCAGCGCTGGTCACCGCGAGCGACAACTTCGGCACGCCACTGATCGACAGGTGGAACCCCGGCGAAGGGGTCGCCTACCTGGGCGACGGCGCCAGCGCCGTGGTGGTGAGCACCGCGCCGGGTTTCGCGGAGCTGAGCTCCCTGTGCTCGGCCACGTTCTCGGAGATGGAGGAGGCCCATCGAGGCGGGGAGCCGTTGTTCCCGCCCAACGCCACCACCGCCACCGCGCTGGACTACGGAGCCAGAAGTGCCGCCTTCCAGCGGAAGGCCGAAGAGGACGGATCGTGGGTGCGGCTGCTGCTGGGTCATCAGAGGCACAACGTCGAATGCACCGAGCGGGCACTGGAGGAGGCCGGTGTGACGGCCGGTGACATCAGGCACGTCCTGATCCACGGCATGCCGCGCCGGGCGGCCTCCTCCTATCTCAAGATCCTCGGTTTCTCCCTGGAACGCTCGACGTGGGACTTCAGCAGGACGGTCGGGCACCTCGGCGCGAGCGATCACCTGGCCGCGCTTCACCACCTGCTGGCGACGAACCGGCTCGAAGCCGGGGACCACGTGCTGCTGTGCGGCTTCTCCCCGGGAGTGACCTACAAGGCGGCAGTCGTCCGCATCCTCGGCACCGACCCGACACGGAACCGTGAGGCGCAGGCCAGTGGACTTTGA
- a CDS encoding non-ribosomal peptide synthetase, with product MNKPANLHQLLAEAAARAPQALAVAGPCGPVTYAELDARADALACVLAGHGVGRGDRVLVWSPKSADALAAMQAVLRLGAAYVPVDPLSPVERVATIARESAARALCAPAELLSRVPGALRPLLACVDTAPQEGAAGAPGGAGTRKAASALVGRDEPAYILFTSGSTGTPKGVSISHGNALAFVEWAVEELSAGPGDRFANHASFSFDLSVLDIYAAFAVGASVCPVPSEFAYAPKRLVELLHQERITVWYSVPSVLVLMQRDGGLLDQPPPESLRALLFAGEPFPVRHVRELAEWTDARLLNLYGPTETNVCTYHEVRPEDLDRDVPVPIGAACSGDRVWAGRPDGRTAGPGEEGELMVSGPTVFLGYWGQPAQDGPYATGDRVRVRPDGSFDYLGRADGQVKVRGHRIELSEVSAALHSHPEVAEAAVTAVGDGLDRCLAAFVTRTPAGTLGNIALRRHLAQRLPPQMIPDDVRFVEKLPRNDRGKLDLAALVAEHHSGGVSVTATQEREEIATKLLAFIRESFLSGDPQGELAGDTPLLELGVLNSLNTATLIAHIHEQFEVKVAWRDVTPETFKNIDNLSAMVHERRLSAHA from the coding sequence GTGAACAAGCCCGCCAACCTCCACCAGTTGCTGGCCGAAGCCGCGGCGCGTGCCCCGCAGGCCCTGGCTGTGGCGGGCCCCTGCGGCCCGGTGACCTATGCGGAACTCGACGCCCGCGCCGACGCCCTGGCCTGCGTCCTGGCCGGCCACGGCGTGGGCCGCGGCGACCGCGTCCTCGTGTGGAGTCCGAAGTCGGCGGACGCGCTCGCGGCCATGCAGGCGGTCCTGCGGCTCGGTGCCGCCTATGTCCCGGTCGACCCCCTCAGCCCCGTGGAGCGCGTCGCGACCATCGCCCGCGAGTCCGCGGCGCGAGCGCTGTGCGCCCCGGCCGAACTGCTCTCGCGCGTTCCCGGCGCACTTCGCCCCCTCCTGGCATGCGTCGACACCGCGCCCCAGGAAGGCGCCGCCGGGGCACCGGGCGGTGCCGGTACGCGCAAGGCGGCGAGTGCCCTCGTCGGCCGGGACGAGCCTGCGTACATCCTCTTCACGTCGGGTTCGACGGGAACGCCGAAGGGCGTGTCCATCAGCCACGGCAACGCCCTGGCCTTCGTCGAATGGGCCGTCGAGGAACTGTCGGCCGGCCCCGGGGACCGGTTCGCCAACCACGCCTCGTTCTCCTTCGACCTGTCAGTGCTGGACATCTACGCGGCGTTCGCGGTGGGCGCGTCAGTCTGTCCCGTGCCCAGCGAGTTCGCGTACGCCCCGAAACGCCTGGTCGAACTCCTGCACCAAGAGCGCATCACCGTCTGGTACTCCGTTCCTTCCGTGCTCGTCCTCATGCAGCGCGACGGCGGCCTGCTCGATCAGCCGCCGCCCGAGTCGCTGCGTGCGCTGCTGTTCGCGGGCGAGCCGTTCCCCGTCCGCCATGTCCGGGAACTCGCCGAATGGACCGACGCCCGGCTGCTCAACCTCTACGGTCCGACCGAGACGAACGTGTGCACGTACCACGAAGTCCGGCCCGAGGACCTCGACCGCGACGTTCCGGTCCCGATCGGCGCTGCCTGCAGCGGTGACCGCGTCTGGGCGGGCAGGCCCGACGGCCGGACGGCCGGCCCCGGCGAGGAGGGCGAGCTCATGGTCAGCGGCCCGACCGTCTTCCTCGGGTACTGGGGGCAGCCGGCGCAGGACGGTCCCTACGCCACCGGAGACCGGGTCAGGGTCCGGCCCGACGGTTCCTTCGACTACCTGGGGCGCGCCGACGGACAGGTCAAGGTCCGTGGCCACCGCATCGAACTGAGCGAGGTGTCCGCGGCACTGCACTCGCATCCGGAGGTGGCCGAAGCCGCGGTCACCGCCGTGGGGGACGGGCTGGACCGGTGTCTGGCCGCGTTCGTGACCCGGACCCCGGCCGGCACCCTCGGGAACATCGCGCTCAGGCGCCATCTGGCGCAGCGGCTTCCCCCGCAGATGATTCCCGACGACGTTCGCTTCGTCGAGAAGTTGCCCCGAAACGACCGAGGGAAGCTCGACCTCGCGGCCCTGGTCGCCGAACACCATTCAGGAGGGGTATCAGTGACAGCTACGCAGGAACGCGAAGAGATCGCAACGAAACTGCTCGCGTTCATCCGGGAGAGTTTCCTCTCCGGCGACCCTCAGGGAGAACTTGCCGGCGACACGCCACTGCTCGAACTGGGCGTCCTCAACTCGCTGAACACCGCGACATTGATCGCGCACATACACGAGCAGTTCGAGGTCAAGGTGGCCTGGCGCGACGTCACTCCGGAAACGTTCAAGAACATAGACAATCTCAGCGCGATGGTGCATGAGAGGCGGCTCTCCGCCCATGCATAA
- a CDS encoding acyl-CoA dehydrogenase family protein: protein MDFDLTAEQRRRVRHIRDAAGRLPRPEPGEPAGRDIWQAAGECGITGLCLPEEHGGGGCGALDTALGLEAFCAGGADTGFAFAIAAHLLACGTALAEHAHEPVRADLLHGLSSGRTIAANAMTEDEAGSDVGRLATTALPDGDSYVINGVKSFVSNGPLADVLVTYAVTAPAAGFLGLSAFAVPAGSPGLRIGPPLAKAGLDGCAAARVEFTECRVPRGYLMGAEGQGSAVFQASMTWERACLPAIYLGTMEAQLHRCVTHARERRQFGRRIGDFQAVSHRLATMKQRLESSRLLLYRACWQLDQGSADAGAAAALAKVAVAESAVANGVDALQVFGAKGYLAGEGVGDRLRDVVPMHIFSGTTDIQREIIAKGMGL from the coding sequence GTGGACTTTGACCTCACTGCGGAACAACGACGACGGGTCCGGCACATCCGCGACGCCGCCGGCCGTCTGCCCCGCCCGGAGCCGGGGGAGCCCGCCGGAAGGGACATCTGGCAGGCCGCGGGGGAGTGCGGGATCACGGGCCTGTGCCTGCCCGAGGAGCACGGCGGCGGCGGGTGCGGCGCGCTCGACACGGCTCTCGGCCTCGAGGCGTTCTGCGCGGGCGGCGCCGACACAGGGTTCGCCTTCGCCATCGCCGCACACCTGCTGGCCTGCGGCACCGCCCTGGCGGAGCACGCCCATGAGCCCGTGCGGGCCGACCTGCTGCACGGCCTGAGCTCCGGCAGGACGATCGCCGCCAACGCGATGACCGAGGACGAGGCCGGGTCGGACGTGGGCCGGCTCGCGACGACCGCGCTGCCCGACGGCGACTCCTACGTGATCAACGGGGTGAAGTCGTTCGTCAGCAACGGCCCCTTGGCGGACGTTCTCGTGACCTACGCCGTCACCGCGCCCGCTGCCGGATTTCTGGGACTGTCGGCCTTCGCCGTTCCCGCCGGCTCGCCCGGCCTCCGCATCGGCCCGCCCCTCGCCAAGGCGGGGCTGGACGGGTGCGCCGCCGCACGGGTGGAGTTCACCGAATGCAGGGTTCCCCGCGGATACCTGATGGGTGCGGAAGGTCAGGGCAGCGCCGTCTTCCAGGCTTCCATGACCTGGGAACGGGCCTGCCTGCCCGCGATCTATCTGGGCACGATGGAGGCCCAGCTGCACCGCTGCGTGACGCACGCCCGGGAACGACGCCAGTTCGGCAGACGCATCGGAGACTTCCAGGCGGTCTCCCACCGTCTGGCCACGATGAAACAGCGCCTGGAGAGCAGCCGCCTGCTGTTGTACCGGGCGTGCTGGCAGCTCGACCAGGGCAGCGCGGACGCCGGTGCGGCGGCGGCCCTCGCCAAGGTCGCCGTCGCGGAGAGCGCGGTCGCCAACGGCGTCGACGCGCTCCAGGTGTTCGGCGCGAAGGGATATCTGGCCGGGGAAGGGGTCGGCGACCGGCTGAGGGACGTCGTGCCGATGCACATCTTCTCGGGAACGACGGACATCCAGCGGGAGATCATCGCCAAGGGGATGGGCCTGTGA
- a CDS encoding cytochrome P450, translated as MDRVLDFPSSADSAGELHPRLVELRSQDSLPRVLLADGQEAWLVTRHEDVRTVLNGRSFTRDVMGVRARRSGQEPGSARSVNMDGRPHTELRALVSRAFAVRRIEAMTPRIQSWTDDLLDAMEAEGPPADLVAHLAVPLPALAICELLGFPVEDRDTLSGWCDRITAIGDGAPDQKAWLELTSYIERQVPVKRAARGDGLAPDADILTRLVHAHDSDNALSLEELLSLTVVVLAGGLETTQTAISAGMLRLFRNPEQLDKLRADPDLVVPAVEELLRYQPVIDVNRVQIATEAVRLGGQQIREGDLVQVSINAANRDETVFPDSERCDITRGPNPHLAFGYGAHHCLGAALARLELHTAFSTLLRRFPNLRPAVPPESLSWRGGHVTLRLEELPVAW; from the coding sequence ATGGACCGTGTTCTTGATTTTCCGAGTTCCGCGGACTCCGCGGGCGAACTGCATCCGCGACTGGTCGAACTGCGCAGCCAGGATTCGCTCCCCCGGGTGCTCCTGGCAGACGGGCAGGAGGCCTGGCTGGTGACCCGGCACGAGGACGTCCGGACGGTGCTGAACGGCCGGAGCTTCACCCGGGACGTCATGGGTGTACGCGCCCGGCGGTCCGGCCAGGAGCCGGGCAGCGCACGGTCGGTGAACATGGACGGCCGCCCCCACACCGAACTGCGCGCCCTGGTGTCCAGGGCGTTCGCCGTCCGGCGGATCGAGGCCATGACGCCACGCATCCAGTCATGGACCGACGACCTGCTCGACGCCATGGAGGCGGAGGGGCCACCGGCAGATCTCGTCGCCCACCTGGCCGTTCCGCTGCCCGCCCTCGCCATCTGCGAGCTGCTCGGCTTCCCCGTCGAAGACCGCGACACGCTGAGCGGATGGTGCGACCGCATCACCGCGATCGGCGACGGCGCTCCCGATCAGAAGGCATGGCTGGAACTGACGTCGTACATCGAGCGCCAGGTGCCGGTCAAGCGTGCGGCGCGGGGCGACGGGCTCGCGCCAGACGCGGACATCCTGACCAGGCTGGTCCACGCTCACGACAGCGACAACGCGCTCTCCCTGGAGGAACTGCTGTCGCTCACCGTCGTCGTGCTCGCGGGCGGTCTGGAGACGACCCAGACCGCGATCAGCGCCGGGATGCTCCGGCTGTTCCGCAACCCGGAGCAGCTGGACAAGTTGCGCGCCGATCCTGACCTCGTCGTCCCCGCGGTCGAGGAGCTGCTGCGCTACCAGCCCGTCATCGATGTCAACCGGGTGCAGATCGCGACCGAGGCGGTGCGGCTGGGAGGCCAGCAGATCCGCGAGGGGGATCTGGTCCAGGTCTCGATCAACGCGGCCAACCGCGACGAGACGGTCTTCCCCGACAGCGAACGCTGCGACATCACACGCGGGCCGAACCCCCATCTCGCGTTCGGCTACGGCGCCCACCACTGTCTGGGAGCGGCCCTGGCACGGCTCGAGCTCCATACGGCGTTCTCGACCCTCCTCCGGCGGTTCCCGAACCTGCGGCCCGCCGTGCCACCGGAGAGCCTGAGCTGGCGGGGCGGGCACGTCACGCTCCGCCTCGAAGAGCTGCCGGTCGCCTGGTAG
- a CDS encoding cytochrome P450, translating into MTATERGTRLADQSADAGTMLAWFRRMRESEPVSHDGEAGVWHVFRHSDVERILADPGTFSSDFSSFMPAQEDVDRFIKGNLLRKDPPQHRKLRTLVSKAFTPGVVARLAPRIEAITDELLDAKAGAEEIELVSDLASPLPVTVIAELLGIPAEDRPMFGRWADSLVAPESQTSFIPNEERTKSMAIVMREMNAYCLEHIRGRRARPREDLVSELVAAEVDGQRLDDDEIIGFVGLLLLAGHITTTALLTNVVLCLDEYPEVAAALRADTAGLPGAMEEVLRFRTPLAPSMRRTTRDVRVGELTVPAGQIVLAWLASANRDERRFPAPDSFDIRRAPNPHLSLGHGIHFCLGAPLARLEVRIALEKMLGRWSEMSVGEGVEYHDARGIVGAKRLPLQLQWT; encoded by the coding sequence ATGACGGCTACCGAGCGAGGGACCAGGCTGGCCGACCAGTCCGCCGATGCCGGGACGATGCTCGCCTGGTTCCGGCGGATGCGGGAGAGCGAACCCGTCAGCCATGACGGGGAAGCCGGTGTATGGCACGTCTTCCGTCACAGCGACGTGGAGCGGATCCTTGCCGACCCGGGCACCTTCTCCTCCGACTTCAGTTCGTTCATGCCGGCGCAGGAAGACGTCGACCGCTTCATCAAGGGCAACCTTCTGCGGAAGGACCCGCCCCAGCACCGCAAGCTGCGCACCTTGGTGAGCAAGGCCTTCACCCCGGGTGTGGTCGCCCGGCTCGCGCCCCGCATCGAGGCGATCACCGACGAACTGCTGGACGCGAAGGCCGGCGCGGAAGAGATCGAACTGGTCTCGGATCTGGCGTCCCCCCTTCCGGTGACCGTGATCGCCGAACTCCTGGGCATCCCGGCCGAGGACCGCCCGATGTTCGGGCGGTGGGCCGACTCCCTGGTCGCACCGGAGAGCCAGACGAGTTTCATACCGAACGAGGAACGCACGAAGTCCATGGCGATCGTCATGCGTGAGATGAACGCCTACTGCCTGGAGCACATTCGCGGTCGGCGGGCCAGACCGAGGGAGGACCTGGTCAGCGAGCTCGTGGCGGCGGAGGTGGACGGTCAGCGGCTGGACGACGACGAGATCATCGGGTTCGTGGGGCTCCTGCTGCTCGCCGGACACATCACGACCACGGCGCTGCTGACCAATGTCGTCCTGTGTCTGGACGAGTATCCCGAGGTCGCCGCGGCACTGCGCGCGGACACTGCCGGGCTGCCCGGCGCCATGGAAGAGGTACTGCGTTTCCGTACACCGTTGGCTCCGAGCATGCGCAGGACGACGAGAGACGTCCGGGTCGGTGAACTCACGGTACCGGCGGGCCAGATCGTTCTCGCGTGGCTGGCCTCGGCCAACCGGGACGAGAGGCGCTTCCCCGCGCCGGACAGCTTCGACATCCGTCGCGCACCCAATCCCCACCTGAGCCTCGGGCACGGGATCCACTTCTGCCTGGGAGCACCACTCGCCCGTCTGGAGGTAAGGATCGCCCTGGAGAAGATGCTCGGCCGCTGGAGCGAGATGTCGGTGGGAGAGGGCGTCGAGTACCACGACGCGCGAGGAATCGTCGGGGCCAAACGGCTCCCGCTTCAGCTGCAATGGACCTGA
- a CDS encoding phosphopantetheine-binding protein produces the protein MVTENADSAYVLARLDSLLREVWDQLPADVPVQSDASFLSLGVDSLTLVLLLDKVGSEFHIDWETETSPGAASSLRSLSDLVVRRNSDNAA, from the coding sequence ATGGTCACGGAGAATGCAGACTCAGCATACGTTCTCGCTCGTCTCGACTCGCTCCTCAGAGAAGTCTGGGATCAACTGCCCGCCGACGTTCCGGTTCAGAGCGACGCATCGTTCCTCAGTCTGGGCGTCGACTCCCTCACGCTTGTTCTGCTGCTCGACAAGGTGGGCTCGGAGTTCCACATCGACTGGGAGACCGAGACGTCTCCGGGCGCCGCCAGCTCGCTGCGCTCGCTTTCGGACCTCGTGGTGCGAAGGAATTCTGACAACGCCGCTTGA
- a CDS encoding fumarylacetoacetate hydrolase family protein yields the protein MLICRFADHGRRGYGRVEHDDDGDLVVPVRYDGPSRGWVDDVGGARPMGEVTLLPPAEPSKIACVALNYASHGTATVGAGRRPADPASCAVVLKPPSTVVGHGAAVCHPGADWELRHEAELAVVIGTACKSVPPERAAEVVAGYTCANDLTAYARRAPEEQNGHPPVWAKHFDSFTPLGPWLATDVDPADLRITCRVNDETRQDGSTGGLITPVGEVVAVVSRHMSLVPGDVILTGTPTGSGPLAVGDRVEVSIAGIGTLRNTVGATSDRPWAPDRTGNGGAGLSGFTNRPSGRSV from the coding sequence GTGTTGATTTGCAGATTCGCCGACCACGGCCGGCGCGGATACGGGCGTGTCGAGCACGACGACGACGGTGATCTCGTCGTGCCCGTACGGTACGACGGCCCCTCCCGGGGCTGGGTCGACGACGTCGGCGGAGCGCGCCCGATGGGCGAGGTCACGCTGCTGCCGCCCGCCGAGCCGAGCAAGATTGCGTGTGTCGCGCTCAACTACGCGTCGCACGGGACTGCGACCGTGGGCGCCGGGCGCCGCCCTGCGGACCCCGCCTCCTGCGCCGTCGTGCTGAAGCCACCGTCGACGGTGGTCGGCCACGGAGCCGCGGTCTGCCATCCGGGGGCCGACTGGGAGCTGCGACACGAGGCCGAGCTGGCCGTGGTGATCGGGACGGCCTGCAAGAGCGTCCCACCGGAGCGCGCAGCGGAGGTCGTGGCCGGATACACCTGCGCCAACGACCTCACCGCGTACGCCCGCAGGGCCCCGGAGGAGCAGAACGGGCACCCGCCCGTCTGGGCGAAGCACTTCGACAGCTTCACCCCGCTGGGACCGTGGCTGGCCACCGATGTGGACCCGGCGGACCTGCGGATCACCTGCCGCGTGAATGACGAGACCCGGCAGGACGGCAGCACAGGCGGCCTCATCACACCGGTGGGCGAGGTCGTCGCGGTGGTGAGCCGGCACATGTCGCTGGTCCCCGGCGACGTGATCCTCACCGGGACCCCCACAGGCTCGGGTCCCCTGGCGGTGGGCGATCGGGTCGAGGTGTCGATAGCGGGAATCGGCACCCTGCGCAACACCGTCGGCGCGACGTCCGACCGGCCGTGGGCGCCCGACCGGACCGGCAACGGCGGCGCGGGGCTCAGCGGCTTCACGAACCGTCCGTCCGGAAGGAGTGTCTGA